One Glycine max cultivar Williams 82 chromosome 6, Glycine_max_v4.0, whole genome shotgun sequence DNA segment encodes these proteins:
- the LOC121175044 gene encoding alpha-glucan water dikinase 2-like, with amino-acid sequence MRLYSKKSIIFRSDSNAEDLEGFAGAGLFDSVIMDKVEKVVLDYSKDPIIADKPFQTSLFSRIAKAGKILEDLYGCPQDIEGVVKDGTIFVVQARP; translated from the exons ATGCGGTTGTACAGTAAGAAGTCCATTATATTCAGATCAGACTCCAATGCTGAGGACCTTGAAGGGTTTGCTGGTGCTGGTCTTTTTGACAG TGTAATTATGGATAAGGTTGAGAAAGTTGTGCTAGACTACTCCAAGGATCCAATAATTGCTGATAAACCATTTCAAACCTCACTCTTCTCAAGAATTGCAAAGGCAGGAAAAATCTTAGAGGACCTTTATGGTTGCCCTCAGGACATTGAAGGAGTGGTTAAAGATGGGACAATATTTGTAGTTCAGGCAAGAccataa